The following proteins come from a genomic window of Salminus brasiliensis chromosome 15, fSalBra1.hap2, whole genome shotgun sequence:
- the LOC140535538 gene encoding B-cell receptor CD22-like — MKVIYDLIVQVKVMMSLRVCLTVPLLFLIFISGAVAQYWSVIYKPTSICALKGSTVNMDCTYTYPSGHTIQKIFWTKFWPSGEEPPDLLEDPEYRDRVQDHSDKTSNSRLILRDVREKDQRKYYFRFLTDEGETWQGKDGVDLSVTDLQVEVPERVIEGGKVTLTCKTTCSLTDRPTFTWYRNGAPLSSRTDQLHLQSVSREDAGRYHCAVEGQELHSPEVTLNVLYLQVEVPERVIEGGKVTLTCKPSLTLTVRPTFTWYRNGAPLSSRTDQLHLQSVSREDADRYHCAVEDLKLHSPEVTLNVRYPPKSVSVSISPSGEIVEGSSVTLTCSSDGNPPVQKYTWFKGTSLVATGETFTMKKISSVNSGGYKCRSSNEHGEKSSDTVTLDVLYPPKSISVSISPSGEIVEGSSVTLTCSSDGNPPVQKYTWFKKVDKGVLQKWTNQIYSITNIRSADSGEYQCMATNTQGSQSSESKSLTVLCKFLFCFIYPPKSVSVSISPSGEIVEGSSVTLTCSSDGNPPVQKYTWFKKVDKEVLQKWTNQIYSITNISSADGGEYQCMATNTQGSRSSGYKSLTVLYAPKKVWMFISESALSSSVTLTCSSDANPPVQNYTWFKEGGGSPVGSGHSYSALQSGSYYCVAQNTYGSQTAAAVTVTLEGVNGVKSIGLYAAVGVSAGCLLVIGVIVCVRRKRRGDSADDANIRQNTVTSAASDSTPEPDPSNQDDGHYANVVPLRLKHQRNAGSSAIKTSSSGTVEEVQYASVQHHPDKVVKKTEEDDVQYASVKFTRTGAAGSSTASILEDPSVIYSSMK; from the exons ATGAAAGTCATCTATGATCTGATTGTACAGGTTAAAGTGATGATGTcactcagagtgtgtctgactgttcctctgctgtttctgatCTTCATCTCAG GAGCTGTTGCTCAGTATTGGAGTGTGATATACAAGCCTACATCTATCTGTGCTCTAAAAGGGTCTACAGTGAACATGGACTGCACCTACACATATCCAAGTGGTCACACCatacaaaaaatattttggaCTAAATTCTGGCCATCAGGTGAAGAACCTCCTGACCTGTTAGAGGATCCAGAGTACAGAGACAGGGTTCAGGACCACAGTGATAAAACCAGCAACAGCCGCCTCATACTGAGAGATGTGAGAGAAAAGGACCAGAGGAAATACTACTTCCGATTTCTAACAGATGAAGGAGAGACGTGGCAGGGTAAAGATGGAGTAGATCTTTCAGTCACAG ATCTCCAGGTGGAGGTTcctgagagagtgatagagggaGGTAAAGTAACTCTCACATGTAAAACCACCTGCAGTCTGACTGACAGACCAACATTCACCTGGTACAGAAATGGAGCTCCTTTATCCTCCAGAACTGACCAACTCCACCTGCAGTCGGTCAGCAGGGAGGATGCAGGCAGGTATCACTGTGCTGTAGAGGGTCAGGAGCTTCACTCTCCTGAGGTCACTCTTAATGTCTTGT ATCTCCAGGTGGAGGTTcctgagagagtgatagagggaGGTAAAGTCACTCTCACATGTAAACCGAGCCTCACTCTGACTGTCAGACCAACATTTACCTGGTACAGAAATGGAGCTCCTTTATCCTCCAGAACTGACCAACTCCACCTGCAGTCGGTCAGCAGGGAGGATGCAGACAGGTATCACTGTGCTGTAGAGGATCTGAAGCTTCACTCTCCTGAGGTCACTCTTAATGTCAGAT atcCTCCAAAGAGCgtctcagtgtccatcagtccctctggtgaaatagtggagggcagttcagtgactctgacctgcagcagtgatggaaacccacctgtgcagaaaTATACCTGGTTTAAAGGAACATCATTAGTAGCAACAGGAGAGACCTTCACAATGAAGAAGATCAGCTCTGTGAACAGTGGAGGATACAAGTGTAGATCCAGTAATGAACATGGAGAGAAATCCTCTGATACTGTAACTCTGGATGTTCTGT ATCCTCCAAAGAGCAtctcagtgtccatcagtccctctggtgaaatagtggagggcagttcagtgactctgacctgcagcagtgatggaaacccacctgtgcagaaaTACACCTGGTTTAAGAAGGTGGATAAAGGAGTTCTGCAGAAATGGACCAATCAGATCTACAGCATCACAAACATCAGATCTGCAGATAGTGGAGAATATCAGTGCATGGCAACCAACACACAAGGGTCTCAATCATCAGAGTCCAAGTCATTAACTGTTCTATGTAAGTTCTTGTTCTGCTTCATTT atcCTCCAAAGAGCgtctcagtgtccatcagtccctctggtgaaatagtggagggcagttcagtgactctgacctgcagcagtgatggaaacccacctgtgcagaaaTACACCTGGTTTAAGAAGGTGGATAAAGAAGTTCTGCAGAAATGGACCAATCAGATCTACAGCATCACAAACATCAGCTCTGCAGATGGTGGAGAATATCAGTGCATGGCAACCAACACACAAGGGTCTCGATCATCAGGGTACAAGTCATTAACTGTTCTAT ACGCTCCAAAGAAAGTCTGGATGTTCATCAGTGAATCAGCTTTAAgcagttcagtgactctgacctgcagcagtgatgcaaacccacctgtgcagaactacacctggtttaaagaAGGTGGAGGCTCACCTGTAGGATCTGGACACAGTTACAGTGCTTTACAGAGTGGATCCTACTACTGTGTAGCTCAGAATACATACGGCTCTCAGACAGCAGCTGCAGTGACGGTTACTCTAGAAGGTGTTAATG GGGTCAAGAGTATTggtctgtatgcagctgttggaGTGTCCGCTGGCTGTTTGTtggtcattggtgttattgtgtgtgtaaG gagaaagagaagaggtgATTCAGCTGATGATGCAAATATAAGACAG AACACTGTGACATCTGCAGCCAGTGATTCAACACCTGAACCAGATCCATCCAATCAGGATGATGGTCATTATGCCAATGTTGTACCTCTTAGACTCAAACACCAAAGGAATGCTGGGAGCTCTGCAATAAAAACTTCCTCCTCTGGAACTGTTGAGGAGGTCCAGTATGCCAGTGTCCAGCACCACCCTGATAAAGTGGTGAAGAAGACAGAGGAAGACGACGTTCAGTACGCTAGTGTCAAGTTTACCCGCACTGGTGCTGCTGGCAG CTCTACTGCTTCAATCCTTGAGGATCCCTCAGTGATCTACAGCAGCATGAAATAA
- the LOC140536292 gene encoding B-cell receptor CD22-like, with protein sequence MMSLRVCLTVPLLFLIFISGAVAQDWRVIYKPTSICALKGSTVNMNCSYTYPSGYTVQKIFWTKFWPSGEEPPDLLEDPEYRGRVQYHRDKTSNSRLILRDVREKDQSKYYFRFLTDKREKWQGADGVDLSVTDLQVEVPERVMEGGKVTLTCKTTCILTDRPTFTWYRNGTPLSSRTDHLHLQSVSREDAGRYHCAADGQRSPEVTLNVLYLQVEVPERVIEGGEVTLTCKPSLTLTNRPTFTWYRNGALLPSSTDQLHLQSVSREDAGRYHCAVEGQELHSPEVTLNVRCKYRFIHSVSENKQS encoded by the exons ATGATGTcactcagagtgtgtctgactgttcctctgctgtttctgatCTTCATCTCAG GAGCTGTTGCTCAGGATTGGAGAGTGATATACAAGCCTACATCTATCTGTGCTCTAAAGGGGTCTACAGTGAACATGAACTGCTCTTACACATATCCAAGTGGTTACACAGtacaaaaaatattttggaCTAAATTCTGGCCATCAGGTGAAGAACCTCCTGACCTGTTAGAGGATCCAGAGTACAGAGGCAGGGTTCAGTACCACAGAGATAAAACCAGCAACAGCCGCCTCATACTGAGAGATGTGAGAGAAAAGGACCAGAGCAAATACTACTTCAGATTTCTAACAGATAAGAGAGAGAAGTGGCAGGGTGCAGATGGAGTAGATCTTTCAGTCACAG ATCTCCAGGTGGAGGTTCCTgagagagtgatggagggaGGTAAAGTCACTCTCACATGTAAAACCACCTGCATTCTGACTGACAGACCAACATTCACCTGGTACAGAAATGGAACTCCTTTATCCTCCAGAACTGACCACCTCCACCTGCAGTCGGTCAGCAGGGAGGATGCAGGCAGGTATCACTGTGCTGCAGATGGTCAGAGGTCTCCTGAGGTCACTCTTAATGTCTTGT ATCTCCAGGTGGAGGTTcctgagagagtgatagagggaGGTGAAGTCACTCTCACATGTAAACCAAGCCTCACTCTGACTAACAGACCAACATTCACCTGGTACAGAAATGGAGCTCTTTTACCCTCCAGTACTGACCAACTCCACCTGCAGTCGGTCAGCAGAGAGGATGCAGGCAGGTATCACTGTGCTGTAGAGGGTCAGGAGCTTCACTCTCCTGAGGTCACTCTTAATGTCAGATGTAAGTacagattcattcattcagtctcagaaaacaaacagagctga
- the LOC140535539 gene encoding B-cell receptor CD22-like translates to MANNTQGSRSSEYKPLTVLYPPKKVWVSISESAWSSSVTLTCSSDGNPPVQNYTWFKEGGGSPVGSGLSYSAVQSGSYYCVAQNTYGSQTAAAVPVTLEAERSMVLYVGVGVGLCVVAAIMAVVVWLMCRNKKKRKVEEHDYQNTDPNAPDDTYTALHPMSRSSDDVYHTLATVDSRPADDVYTALDPQCRSPEYDTLAVSESTCTDDCFGAPGRSSRP, encoded by the exons ATGGCAAACAACACACAAGGGTCTCGATCATCAGAGTACAAGCCATTAACTGTTCTAT ATCCTCCAAAGAAAGTCTGGGTGTCCATCAGTGAATCAGCTTGGAgcagttcagtgactctgacctgcagcagtgatggaaacccacctgtgcagaactacacctggtttaaagaAGGTGGAGGCTCACCTGTAGGATCTGGACTCAGTTACAGTGCTGTACAGAGTGGATCCTACTACTGTGTAGCTCAGAATACATACGGCTCTCAGACAGCAGCTGCAGTGCCGGTCACTCTAGAAG CAGAACGCTCCATGGTTCTGTATGTGGGGGTCGGAGTCGGACTCTGTGTGGTTGCAGCGATTATGGCTGTTGttgtatggctgatgtg CAGGAacaagaagaagagaaaggtgGAGGAACACGACTACCAG AACACTGACCCTAATGCTCCGGACGACACGTACACGGCTCTTCACCCCATGTCCAGGTCCTCTGATGATGTGTAccacacacttgca ACTGTTGATTCCCGACCTGCTGATGATGTCTACACAGCTCTGGATCCTCAGTGCAGATCTCCTGAGTACGACACTCTAGCAGTGAGTGAATCTACTTGTACTGATGACTGTTTTGGAGCTCCTGGAAGATCCAGTAGACCTTGA